A single window of Corythoichthys intestinalis isolate RoL2023-P3 chromosome 21, ASM3026506v1, whole genome shotgun sequence DNA harbors:
- the LOC130909882 gene encoding probable phosphatase phospho1 produces the protein MRLLPHRTGPKMTAAPLEPRFLVLFDFDETLVNENSDDAVLQALPGQRLPDWLKNSYREGHYNEHMQQILAYMAEQGVSRDAIRSAVESIPPTPGTLALLQFLQSRQPDFELAVISDANMYFIDTWLKHTGVRHIFRRVFTNPASFDDGDRLVLLPFHSHSCTRCPDNMCKQVILREYLAQRQRERDVPFQRVFYVGDGANDVCPSLALGPRDTVFPRKDFPMHRLLRSEGARFKANVVPWSSGEDVMDFLKKIIEER, from the exons ATGCGGTTGCTGCCTCACCG AACAGGACCGAAGATGACCGCAGCGCCTCTTGAACCGCGTTTCCTGGTCTTGTTTGACTTTGACGAGACCCTGGTGAACGAGAACAGCGACGACGCCGTCTTGCAAGCTCTTCCAGGCCAGCGGCTTCCCGACTGGCTGAAGAACAGCTACCGCGAGGGCCACTACAACGAGCACATGCAGCAGATTctggcttacatggccgagcagGGCGTGTCTCGCGACGCCATCCGCTCTGCCGTGGAGAGCATCCCGCCCACGCCCGGCACCTTGGCGCTGCTTCAATTCCTCCAAAGCCGCCAGCCCGACTTTGAGCTGGCGGTGATCTCGGACGCCAACATGTACTTCATCGACACCTGGCTGAAGCACACGGGGGTGCGCCACATCTTCCGCAGGGTCTTCACCAACCCGGCCAGCTTCGATGACGGCGACCGCCTGGTGCTCCTCCCGTTCCACTCCCACTCTTGTACGCGATGCCCCGACAACATGTGTAAGCAAGTGATCCTTAGGGAATACTTGGCCCAGAGGCAAAGAGAGCGTGACGTGCCGTTCCAGCGTGTGTTTTACGTCGGGGACGGCGCCAACGACGTGTGCCCCTCGCTGGCCCTGGGGCCCCGGGACACTGTCTTTCCAAGGAAGGACTTCCCCATGCACAGGCTCCTCCGGTCTGAGGGAGCCAGGTTCAAGGCCAACGTGGTTCCCTGGAGTAGCGGCGAAGACGTCATGGACTTTCTGAAGAAAATCATAGAGGAAAGATGA